The following proteins are encoded in a genomic region of Populus nigra chromosome 16, ddPopNigr1.1, whole genome shotgun sequence:
- the LOC133675190 gene encoding putative pentatricopeptide repeat-containing protein At1g31840 — MVLKTMFLCNSSLIISKMLVNIKSPSAIFSSITKSHNHCSYYYFFSSSSSSKNKNWSLIHQIVKAFHNQQNPKPLNPILLSKLQLYHVPDVIISLQPKPFSAIRFFEWAESFFISPLSAPSFCALLHVLLQNQLFSRAACVFDKFIMQFGNDYDTLDAFRDGFCDLDSTNHSVVYGFLIESYCRKGMFDKSVDIFMHVCVKGIFVSPNVVYLLLGSLVDSHCVDVIVDKYGELCSAMREQPFSVYEFVMNRFMNKGEVEMGLRFHKALIQGGFGLDIITCNKILKGIWMQNDIGVADDYFNMVVRIGPKPNVVTFSTLIDAYCKEGNLDKAFVLFDVMAGNGVAPDLIVYSILIDGLFKAGRLEDGQRLLLVALDKGIKFDVVGFSSAMDAYVKIGDLGRVIQIYKRMLNEGISPNVVSCSILIKGFCQNGRILEACGLFVQILKLGFEPSILTYSALIAGFCKSGNLRDGFYLYEDMIKKRCEPDTIVYSVLINGLCKQGLLGDALRFFCQAVNRGLSPNVFTLNTLLDSFCRLKCIVGAMKVYYLMGMLNIKADTVTYTILIKGAAQFGKVDEALMLFFQMLKKDFKPDVITYCTLIDGLCKLKKSSAGLCIFDFMCKNAVAPDIAIYNVLINMHSREGHLEAALGLFVHVVERGPKPDVFTFNTMICCYCNFKRLDDAVQLFAKMTSEQLRPNAITFTILIDAFCREGRMDDAMLMFSKMLEEGPEPNLVTYNCLIHGYFKSQSMMESGLKLYNEMLENNIAPNIVSYSILIDGLCKRGLMKEASCAFRCALDKHLLPDVIAYTILIRGYCKVGRLTEAMMLYDNMLLNRLTPDRFLERTLEEYQLKKAGAKHVCA; from the coding sequence ATGGTACTCAAAACTATGTTCCTTTGTAATTCATCCTTAATAATCTCAAAGATGCTAGTTAATATCAAAAGCCCTTCTGCTATTTTCTCGTCTATTACTAAAAGTCACAATCATTGCTCTTATTATTACTTTTTCTCtagctcttcttcttctaagaACAAGAACTGGAGCCTTATACACCAAATTGTTAAAGCCTTTCACAAccaacaaaaccctaaacccttaaACCCTATTCTTCTCTCTAAATTACAACTCTACCATGTACCTGACGTTATTATATCCCTTCAGCCTAAGCCCTTTTCGGCTATTAGATTCTTTGAGTGGGCTGAGAGCTTTTTCATTTCACCACTCTCTGCACCATCATTCTGTGCCCTCCTCCATGTCTTGCTTCAAAACCAATTATTTAGTCGTGCTGCTTGTGTTTTCGATAAGTTTATCATGCAATTTGGAAATGATTATGACACTTTGGATGCCTTTCGTGATGGTTTTTGTGATTTGGATTCGACAAATCATAGTGTTGTTTATGGGTTTTTGATTGAGAGTTACTGTCGAAAAGGGATGTTTGATAAATCTGTTGATATATTCATGCATGTTTGTGTAAAGGGTATTTTTGTTTCACCAAATGTGGTGTACTTGTTGTTGGGTTCTTTGGTTGATTCACATTGTGTTGATGTAATTGTGGATAAGTATGGTGAGCTGTGTTCAGCTATGAGAGAACAGCCTTTTAGTGTTTATGAATTTGTAATGAATAGGTTTATGAACAAGGGTGAGGTTGAAATGGGTTTGAGATTCCATAAAGCTTTGATTCAAGGAGGTTTTGGTCTGGATATCATTACTTgcaataagattttaaaaggtATTTGGATGCAAAATGATATAGGAGTTGCagatgattattttaatatggtaGTGAGGATTGGCCCAAAACCAAATGTTGTCACATTTAGCACATTGATTGATGCATATTGCAAAGAGGGAAATTTGGATAAAGCATTTGTGCTTTTTGATGTTATGGCAGGGAATGGTGTGGCACCTGACTTAATTGTCTACAGCATTCTTATTGATGGCCTGTTTAAGGCAGGGAGGCTGGAAGATGGACAAAGGCTCTTGTTGGTAGCATTAGATAAGGGTATCAAGTTTGATGTTGTTGGTTTCAGCTCAGCCATGGATGCATATGTGAAAATTGGGGATTTAGGGAGGGTAATTCAGATATATAAGAGAATGTTGAATGAAGGGATTTCACCTAATGTGGTCAGCTGCAGCATTCTTATAAAGGGGTTCTGTCAGAATGGTAGGATCTTAGAGGCTTGTGGACTGTTTGTTCAGATTCTGAAACTTGGTTTTGAGCCATCTATTTTAACTTACAGCGCTCTCATTGCTGGATTTTGCAAATCAGGAAATCTAAGGGATGGGTTTTACTTATATGAGGATATGATAAAGAAGAGGTGTGAACCTGATACCATTGTTTACAGTGTTCTGATAAATGGTCTATGCAAACAAGGGTTGCTGGGTGATGCACTAAGATTCTTCTGTCAAGCTGTGAATAGGGGTTTAAGTCCCAATGTTTTTACTTTGAACACCTTGCTAGACAGCTTCTGTAGATTGAAATGCATAGTTGGTGCTATGAAGGTGTACTATCTAATGGGAATGTTAAATATAAAAGCAGACACAGTGACCTACACCATCCTTATTAAAGGCGCTGCTCAATTTGGTAAAGTTGATGAGGCACTGATGTTATTCTTCCAAATGCTCAAGAAGGATTTCAAACCAGATGTTATTACATATTGCACTCTGATTGATGGACTTTGTAAGCTGAAAAAATCATCTGCAGGATTATGTATTTTTGATTTCATGTGCAAGAATGCTGTGGCCCCTGATATTGCAATTTATAATGTTCTCATTAATATGCATTCTAGGGAAGGCCATTTGGAGGCTGCACTTGGACTCTTTGTCCATGTTGTTGAGAGAGGGCCAAAACCTGATGTTTTTACTTTCAACACAATGATTTGCTGTTACTGCAATTTCAAAAGGTTAGATGATGCAGTTCAGCTTTTTGCGAAGATGACAAGTGAACAGCTCAGACCCAATGCCATTACTTTTACCATACTGATTGATGCATTTTGTAGAGAAGGTAGAATGGATGATGCCATGTTGATGTTTTCCAAAATGCTGGAAGAGGGTCCCGAACCCAATTTGGTGACATATAATTGTTTGATTCATGGTTATTTCAAATCTCAAAGTATGATGGAAAGTGGCTTAAAGCTGTATAATGAGATGCTTGAAAACAATATTGCTCCAAATATTGTCAGTTACAGCATTCTCATTGATGGTCTATGTAAAAGAGGTCTAATGAAGGAAGCGTCTTGTGCTTTTCGTTGTGCACTAGACAAACATTTATTGCCTGATGTGATAGCTTATACGATTCTGATCCGTGGATATTGCAAGGTTGGGAGATTAACTGAAGCCATGATGTTGTATGACAATATGTTGTTGAATAGACTCACTCCAGACCGCTTCCTGGAAAGAACACTTGAGGAGTATCAACTTAAAAAAGCTGGAGCAAAACATGTGTGTGCTTGA